TAAAATTAGAGCCAACTTGGTTTAAAGAAAGTGTTTTAGCACAAGATGAATTATTTGCATGTGTTGAGTGTGGGGTAGAGTTTGCAACAGTAAAATCTGTAACTAAAATTGCAGATATGATGGCTCCGTTATTCTCACATGACCCTGTTAAAGAGAGATCTTTATACTGTTGTGCTGATTGTAAACCAAAAATTATGATGCAAAATTATTATGATCAAAAAAATAAAGGAAATGACTAATGCAAGATACTCAAGGAATAAATAAAGCTAGAGCTCTTTATTATAATTTATTTGCAAACTTTTTTATAGTTTCATCTAAAAGTGAAAACTATTTTGAATTAGTAAGATTAATTAATATTCTAAAAGATAGTCCTTTAGATATTGAATCAGGAAAAGCTTTACAAAATATTTCAGATGAATTAGATCCTAGTTCAAATGTTGCTTTAGTTCAAGAATTTGATGATTTATTTCATAGTCCTTTAAACAAAAAAATAAGACTTACAGCTTCTTATTATGATGAAGGTGTTGAATCAGGTAAAAAAAGAGTAGAAATGATTCAATTTGTTGCAAAAACAAAGCTAAGACGTGATGAAAAAAGCTATTTTGATTATGAAGATTCAATTGGATTTATTTTTTCTTTTATGGCTCAATTATGTGATAATATTGCTAATGGAGAAAAAGAGTATGAAAATACAGTTCATTGTATTTTCTCACAAATTTTAAATGATTTTGTAGATGAGTTTGCAAAAGAAGTTTATGAAAGTGAAAATGCAAAAATATTTGCACAATTGATGATTGTATTACACTCATTTGCTGAATTTGAAAGATTATATTTAGAAGTTTCAAAACCAAAGCCAAAAGAAAAAATTAAAAAAGAAGTAAAAAGTGATGGAATTTCTGATGAAGAATTAGAAAGACGAGCAAAAAATAAAGCTTTAAAAGCTTTAGGTCCAAAAGAAGACATAGTTACAGGACCTGTTGATACAGCAACAGCAATGGAAACAGATATATAAATAATAAATCCTTAGAGATTTTATTAAGAAAATTAAGTTTTTTTAATAAAGTCTCTAATTCAAGGGACTTAATTTCTATAAGGAGGTCAGTCATGCAAGAAAGTAGAAGAAATTTTGCAAAGAAGACAGCACTTGTTGCTGCGGGTGCTGCAGCAGTTGCGGGAACTAGTGTATTGGCGGCTAACGGTGATTCACATACACAAAGTGATGAAAATAATGGTGTTGTTTTAGGAAGCTCTACAAAAAAAGAGATTCTATACAAAAAATCTGCGGCT
This sequence is a window from Poseidonibacter parvus. Protein-coding genes within it:
- a CDS encoding Tat pathway signal protein, producing the protein MQESRRNFAKKTALVAAGAAAVAGTSVLAANGDSHTQSDENNGVVLGSSTKKEILYKKSAAWEEYYKTAK
- a CDS encoding TorD/DmsD family molecular chaperone translates to MQDTQGINKARALYYNLFANFFIVSSKSENYFELVRLINILKDSPLDIESGKALQNISDELDPSSNVALVQEFDDLFHSPLNKKIRLTASYYDEGVESGKKRVEMIQFVAKTKLRRDEKSYFDYEDSIGFIFSFMAQLCDNIANGEKEYENTVHCIFSQILNDFVDEFAKEVYESENAKIFAQLMIVLHSFAEFERLYLEVSKPKPKEKIKKEVKSDGISDEELERRAKNKALKALGPKEDIVTGPVDTATAMETDI